GTACGCCGTCCATATCTATGCCAATGGTTTTTTTCATTATTTGCTATATTTTGCAACAAAAATATTTAATATTGCAATATATTGCAAATTTTATTCTTTTAAAATTTTTATATTTGCAATATATTGCAGTAATATGGTAAAGGAAGAGCGCCTACAGATTATTATTAATACCCTTGATAAAGACAGTAAAGTAAGGCTTGATGCCTTAAGCGCTTTGTTGAATGTATCAGAAGATACCGTGCGCCGCGACATTAAAGAGCTTGATTCGCAAGGGTTGCTCCGTGCCGTTCGTGGTGGTGCAATTTCCCGTTCTCCTATACCCCAACACTATAGAGATAGGGAAAAATACAATCAGCAACATAAGCAAGCCATTGCCAATAAAGCCTTGCAGTTTTTAAAAGATGGTCAGGTGGTTTTTTTTGACGGCGGTACTTCGGTAGTGGCGCTCGCTACGATTTTGCCTACAGATTTAAAGATTACCATCATTACCAATAGCTTTCCGGTAGCCAATATCTTGGAAGATCACCCTAGTGCTGAGGTAATATTTGCGGGAGGAAGATTGCAAAAAACTGCATTTACTACTATAGGACAAGAAACTATCGATACATTTAAGAAGGTAAGGGCCGATATCTGTATGCTTGGTATCTGTAGTTTGCATCATAGTATGGGCATTACTTCCATTATTTATGAAGATGCTCAGTTGAATAATATTATGATTAGCCAGGCGCAGAAAACTATTGCACTATCCGCACTCGAAAAAATAAATACTGTAGAGCCTTACTATGTTTGCCCGGTTAATGATGTAGATGTGATTATCACCGAAACAGATCCCGATAATGCCATCCTTGTGCCTTATAAAAATTTGGGGATTAAGGTGATTTAAATACTGGTATATTTTTAACTCGGGAGCTGGCTATTTTATTCTTAGGGAAAGAAATAGTTAATTATCCTTAGCTTAATCGTGATGTTGAGTGACTTTAGGGTGCAGCGTACAAACTAAGGTTCTTTTTGCGTAAAAAGTGAAAACTTAATCCGCCTAAGCACAAAATTAAGAGCGAAAGAGAATTGTCTAGAGCGCAATCCAGGATGGTGAATGTTTGTATGGTTCCTCCTGTAGGATTACCACTTCCTGGAGGGCAATTACCACCAGGATTAAGTCCATTCATACAAATAGTGCAGGGCGTTCCGGCAGTAGAACTCGAGTAACACTCTCCCGACAGATCTACGGAAGGTGATCCATCAAACAAAATTCCGTTGTTGGTTTGGGTGTAAACCTGTTGTCCGAGCGGCACAACGCAGCCTGTAATAGTGGCTTGCGCCATTAATTTTTGCACTGGGCAACATAATATGCAAATACAAAATAATAATGCTGCATTCTTCATTTTGACAAAAATAAACTAAAATGCAGTATAAATACTACGTAATTTTTCTGTTTTTGATAATTGTCAATGTGAAAATTTGTTCAATTTTATCAGCTAATCTTGTTCATTTATAATGTGTTGCGGTATAATAGTGGTTTTTGAATAGCCTTTTTTTTGTTAATAGGTAAGCTGAAAATTTTTAGGAATGAATTTGATTCTTCTAATTGTCACTTTCATTGAGTTCTAGTGGGGACTTACCATCCATGTTGTGTAAAATGCCATCTTTATGAATAAGCTGGTTTTTGGAGAGAGCCTAGCGGTAATTGATAACAGTGCCCCGTTTAGTGGATTTATGATAAATATTGGGTGGATATGAAGGTTTACGGTTAATTCTTTCGAAATTTTATTGTTGATCTATTTCATCTCTGTTTATGTAAAAATCGATGTTGAAAGTATAATATTGGTTTGAGGATATGTTTTTTCAGTAAGCAATGGTAATAAATGCGGTAAAAAAAAAGCCTGTATAAAAGAAAAGAGACAATCTATCCAGACTTGTCTCTTTTTTCTAACCAAATATAAACCTGTTATGAGCCAGGCTTTGTCTTTAATCTTCTATCTAAACCAGGGTTTTTCAAGAAAATGATTTATCTTTTTTTATCGTGATAAACATCGTTCCGTTTATTACTCTACAAATATAGTAAAAAATTTGATAGTGTAAAAAATACACTAAGAAAATTTTAAGTATTTTTTTTGTCATTTTTTATTTCCTGTTCTTTTTCTATAAGCTTTTAGGATTTAAAATGATCGTACTGCAAAGATAAGGTAAAAATTTGTTAAGTAATTGTTAAATATTGTCAATTTATAGCACGATTTAGTCAAACGTTTGTTTAATCCCTTGCTTAAAATGATTTCTATCATATTTTTAGGTGTTTTTTGTTGTTTTTACGATTGTAAAGTTGATTTTTGTATGAAAAATTAATCAAAAAATATTTTTCGTGTCAATTTTGAAATAAAATTTATATGTGAAAATTGTGTTTAAAACAAAAAGGCAACATTAATTGAATAATGTTGCCTTTTATATGATTTGAAAATTGCTTAATGCATTTTTTTATTACAAACTTGCGTAATATTCTACGAATTTAGCTAATGCAGAAGAATATCCCCATTCGTTATCGTACCAAGATACCACTTTAACGAAGTTATCGTTTAATGAGATACCTGCTTTAGCGTCAAAAATAGATGCATGATCATCGCCAATAAAGTCAGAAGAAACAACTTCATCCTCAGTATAAGCCAGCACGCCTTTTAATTCACCTTCAGAAGCTGCTTTCATAGCTGCTTTAATTTGCTCGTAAGTAGCTGGTTTTTCTAAACGTGCAGTTAAATCTACAACAGAAACGTCAGCAACAGGCACGCGGAAAGACATGCCGGTTAGTTTACCTTTTAATTCAGGTAAAACCATACCTACTGCTTTAGCGGCACCGGTAGAAGAAGGGATGATGTTAGAGAAACCACCACGGCCACCTCTCCAGTCTTTAGCAGACGGACCATCAACTGTTTTTTGAGTTGCAGTTACAGCGTGGATGGTGCTCATTAAGCCTTCAACAATACCGAAGTTATCATTTAAAACTTTAGCAATTGGTGCTAAACAGTTCGTAGTACAAGATGCATTAGAAACAATAGTTTGATCTGCAGTTAATTTATGGTGGTTAACGCCCATTACATAAGTAGGGATATCGCTATCTTTAGCAGGAGCAGAGAAAACTACTTTTTTAGCACCGGCAGCGATGTGTTTTTCAGCATCAGCGCGGGTTAAGAATAAGCCTGTAGATTCGATTACAACTTCAACACCTACAGCATCCCATTTTAAATCAGCTGGATTTCTTTCTGCAGTTACGCGGATTGTTTTGCCATTAACAACTAAATTGCCATCAACAACTTCAATAGTGCCATCAAATTTGCCATGTGTAGTATCATATTTTAACATGTATGCCATGTAATCAGGCTCGATTAAATCATTAATCGCTACAATATCTAATCCTCTTTTTAATGCGGCTCTGAAAACCAGTCTGCCAATACGGCCAAAGCCGTTTATTCCAATTTTGCTCATTGTTTTTGTTAATTAGTGTAATGTTTTAATAAATTTTGTATTGGTTCTTTAATAATGCTTTTAATTTCCAAGCCATATTTGCCTGCTGTAAGTCTTAAGCGGTCTTCCAGTTCGGCCGCTACTTTACCTACGATATGCAGTTCGCTGTCTTTATGTTTTTGTGAAGTAGGCAAGATATACGTTTCAAAGTATTTTTCAAATCCTTCATCAATCAGCCTGCGGATGTATTCGTGTTTGCTGTTCTGGGTGATGAAATCGAAAAATGAAGTTAAAAATATATTCGCCTGCGGCTTGTTGTAAATGCGTTCTAATATTTGAGGGCGGTCTAGATTGTGTGTTAAAGTAAATTTGGTCTCAATATCCTTTGGCATTTTTTGGCTTAAAAATTCTTTAAGGAGTATTTTTCCAAAGTAATTCGAAGAACCTTCATCGCCCAGTATATAACCTAATCCAAAGTTGTTGTTTATTGGCTTTTTTCCGTCGAAGTAGGCACAATGTGCGCCACTTCCCAACATGCCAACAATACCAGGTTTATCATAACAAGCTGCTTTAGCTGCGCCGAATAAATCATTTTCTACTACAATTTTACTGTATTTAAAAAACGATGCGAGGGTTCTGGCTAATTCCTCTTTTCTGTCTGCTGATGATGCCCCGGCTGCAAAAAAATAAATTTTCTTTATGTTTTCAGCATTGTTAACCAAAACAACTTTTTTGTTTAAAATCTGTAAAATCGTTTTTGGATCAACAAAGCAAGGGTTTAGGCCTGTAGTGTTACAATGTGCTACTACCTGTCCATTTTGTGTTAATTTCCAAAATGCTGTTTTCGATCCGCTATAAACAACTGCTACCATATTATATTGAAAGTACCTCTGTCATTTCCATTAAATCGGGCTCGAGTTTAAAAGAATGAGCAGTTAAAGCCTCTCTTATGCTGGTTAATTTTATTTCGTTTCCTTTTAAACCTACCATTTGCTCCGTTTCGCCTGCAATTAACGCATTTACTGCGGCAAAACCTAAACGACTGCCCAAAATTCTGTCGAAACTGCTTGGACTACCGCCACGTTGAAGGTGGCCAAGTATGGTTACTTTGGTATCGTAATGATCAAAAGTTTCTTTTACTTTTTTAGCAATATCGTAAGCACCGCCCTGTTTATGGCCTTCGGCCACGATAACAATACTCGATGATTTTTTTGTTGCTGCGCCTAAGGCCAGTTTGTTAATTAATTCGTTAACGCTGGTTTCCCTTTCAGGTAATAAAACAGCTTCAGCACCGCTGGCTATCGAACTTCTTAGGGCAATACAACCAGAATCGCGCCCCATTACCTCTATGAAGAATAAACGGTCGTGTGCATCGGCAGTATCCCTGATTTTATCAATCGCTTCGATTACAGTATTAATAGCTGTATCGTAACCTAAAGTAAAGTCAGATCCAACTAAATCGTTATCAATAGTACCCGGTATACCAATTACCTTAACACCAAAAGTTTCTGAGAAACGTTTCGCCCCGGTAAATGTCCCGTCACCTCCAATTACGACCAGTCCGTCAATATCATTTTTCTTTAAGTTATTGTAGGCAATCTGTTGACCTTCGTCTGTTTTAAACTCTAAACAGCGCGCAGTTTTTAATATGGTACCGCCCAAGTGTAAAATGTTACTTACAGAACGGGCGTCCATTGGTTTTATGTTGTCGGTAATTAAACCTTGGTAGCCTTGCATTACCCCAAACATATTAATGCCATGGTAAATTCCGGTACGAACAACAGCTCTGATTGCAGCATTCATTCCAGGGGCATCGCCTCCAGAAGTAAGTACAGCTATATTTTTTATATTTGGCTTCATCTTTATAACACGAATATAGTGTGTATTTTTTACACTAAGTAATTTATTTTATTTTTTTACTTAATATTGAAAGTCATACCTTTATCTGCTTAAAATAACTAAATTTTACTTTGGAACAAATTTTACCTCATTTAGATTCTGTATTCTCGATAGATTGCGTTTTGTTTGGATTTGATGGTAAGGAATTAAAAATCCTGCTCATTGAAAGGAATGAAGAACCATTTAAAGATTGGTGGGCATTGCCCGGTAATATTGTTGGCCCTGATGAAAGTTTAGATCAATCGGCCTCCCGCATTTTGTACGAACTTACTGGCTTGCGTGGCATTTATATGGAGCAGTATTATGCCTTTGGCGATCCGAACAGGCACCCGCAAGGTAGGGTAATTACTTTGGCTTATTACGCTTTGATCCGTTTAGGGGGAGATAAGGAACTGCGTCCGATTAGTACTTATGCCAAAAGGGCAAATTGGCTGCCGATTACTGACCTGCCTAAACTGGCATTCGATCACCAGAAAATTTACGATAAAGGACTAGAAAAAATAAAACGCCGGATTAAACACCAGCCAATTGCTTTCGAACTTTTGCCGGAGAAATTTACCTTAACGCAATTGCAGCATGTTTATGAACTGGTTCTGGGTAAAAAACTCGATAAACGGAACTTTAGGAAAAAGATTGTGAGTTTTGGTGTACTGAAAGAGCTAGATGAAAAACAAAAAGGAGTTTCCTATCGTGCGGCTACTTTGTACCGCTTCGATAAGCGTAAATACGCGAAACTTTTTGGTAAGGAGATCTCTTTTTAGATATGAGACAAGAGTAGGAAACATAAGTTTAATATAAATGCAAAAATCCCCGATTTGAATTTCAAATCGGGGATTTTTATATGGTTGTAATCCGACTCAGGACTCCAGACTCAGGACTCCAGACTTAGGACTGAAGACTAGGCTTTAGGCGCTAACTCCAAGTGGTAATGTACCAGATCATCTATAGGTGAGCGGATAATTTTACCTACGCCCATTTCGTAACGGTCGGCTACAATACTTAAAATATCACGGAAACTATAACCTACTGAACCCACACAGTTTAATTTGTGGTCTTTGTAGTTAGGATAGTGGATGACCAAAGCTTCGAAAAATGCAGTAAAAGCATAATCAATGGTAGCAAAAGCATAATCCTCATAGTTATCTTTAAAATCGTATAAGAATTTACTAAAGCTTGCGCAGAAACGGTTTGGCAGTGGCTTATTATAAATGTTATCGAAAATATCTTCGTTGGTTAAAGCGTAGTTATCGTAAAAAGCTTCACGTAATCCTTTCGGCATGTAACCTTTCATGTAATCGCTTAAAATACGTTTACCGATGTACGAGCCGCTACCTTCATCACCCAAGAAATAACCCAACGAATCGATGTTCATGGTAATTTCAGATCCATCATAAAGGCATGAATTTGTACCTGTACCTAAAATAGCAGCAAATCCTGGCTCGTTTCCAAGGAGTGCTCTAGATGAAGCAAGTAAATCGTGGCCTACAAAAATGGTTGCATTGGTAAAGATCAGTTGCATGGCATCGGCCACAATCTTAACATTTGCAGGTGTAGAACAGCCGGCACCGTAGTAATAAACTGCTGTTAATTTCTCTCTTTCCAAGTGGTCTGGAAGAGTCTCATTCAAAGACTTTACAATGTACTCTCCCTTCGAAAAATATGGATTGTAACCTTCGGTGTTAAAGTAAATTTTTCTGCCGGCCTCGTTAATCAAACACCAATTTGTTTTGGTAGATCCGCCGTCTGCAATTACTATCATTTTATTTATTTTTGGTTTTAGCACGATAAAAGTATAAAAAGTCTTATATTTTGTATCCTTTTTTTTAATAATTTTTTAACAATTTGTTGTTGTCGAAAATTAAGTGTGTAAAAAATACACTATATAGGGCGTTTAATCGCCGAAAAACCTTAAAATTATACCAGAAAGGGCATTGGTCTTTTTTTTTAACATCAATAATATTTTATAACAAAATAGCGAAATGAACAGCAGATTTTTAGATTTCAGGAGTGATACAGTAACCAAGCCAACTGCTGGAATGTTGGATGCCATGATGAATGCAAAAGTGGGTGATGACGTTTTTGGTGAAGACGAAACGGTGCATGCATTGGAGACAAAATTGGCTTCGACTTTTAACATGGAGGCTGGATTATTTTGTCCATCTGGAACGATGACCAACCAGATTGCGATTAAGTGTTTTACCCAGCCGATGGATGAGGTGATCTGCGATCAGACTGCTCATGTGTACCGTTACGAAATCGGTGGCATTGCCTTTCACTCGGGCGCATCGGTAAGGTTGTTGTATGGCGAACGCGGAATTTTAACGCCAGAGCTGATTGAACCCGAAATCAATGAAGATAATATTCACTACCCCAACTCCAGTTTGGTTGTTTTAGAAAATACAGTAAATAAAGGTGGCGGAAGCTGTTATACTTTGTCGCAGATTGCCCCGATCCATCACCTCTGCAATATAAAAGGATTGAAACTGCATTTAGACGGTGCGCGTATTTTTAATGCGCTTGTGGCCACAGGCGATCAGGCAGGTGAGTACGGCAAATACTTTGACGGCATTTCGGTTTGCCTGTCTAAAGGACTTGGTGCGCCAGTTGGCTCTGTGCTATTGGGCAACAAACAAATGATCCATAAAGCCCGAAAAATTAGAAAAGCTTTTGGTGGAGGCATGCGCCAGGCAGGATTTCTGGCTGCTGCTGGTATTTATGCACTCGATCATCACGTAACACGCTTAAAAGACGATCATGCCCATGCGCAGGCTTTGGCAAATGCATTGGCCAGCGCAAAATACGTAAAATCGGTAATGCCGGTTGAAACCAATATTGTTATTTTCGAAGTTGAAAAGGGATCAGCAGAGAAGGTTGTGCACCAATTGAAAGAAAAAGGACTCCATTGCAATACCACCAGTGCAAGTACGATCCGTTTGGTAACACATCTGGATCTTAGTGCTGAAATGATCGATCAGGCAATCGAAATAATATTACATTTGTCTTAGGCTGAGCCCTAAGTCGTGAGCCTTTAGTTCTGAGTCAATATGTCTAATGAAATTCTAACCAAAATGCCCAATAACTCCAAACCCATAATCCCAATCTCCAAACTTTTAATCGCTAACCGTGGCGAAATCGCTTTACGTATTATGCGCTCGGCAAAGGAAATGGGCATTAAAACGGTTGCTGTTTTTTCTGAAGCCGACCGTAATGCTTTGCATGTTCGTTATGCTGATGAGGCGGTTTGTATTGGCCCAGCGCCTTCTAACCAGAGTTATCTGGTTGGTGAGAAAATTATCGATGCCTGTAAATTAACAGGTGCTCAGGCGATCCATCCCGGTTATGGTTTTTTATCTGAGAATGCTGGTTTTGCGCAGAAAGTTGCTGATGCAGGATTGATTTTGGTTGGCCCTTCACCAGAAGCGATGGAAACGATGGGTAATAAACTATCGGCAAAGGCAGCGGCTTTAAAATACAATATCCCGATGGTGCCGGGAACGGAAGAAGCCATTCAGGATGTAGGCGAGGCAAAACAGCGTGCCATCGAAGTTGGTTTCCCCATATTAATCAAAGCTGCTGCAGGTGGCGGGGTAAGGGGATGCGTATTGTAGAGCGGGCCGAAGATTTTGAAGAACAGATGCAGCTTGCCGTAAGTGAGGCTACCTCAGCCTTTGGCGATGGGGCTGTTTTTATCGAACGTTATGTTACCTCGCCAAGGCACATCGAAATACAGGTTTTGGGCGATAGTTATGGCAATATTGTGCATCTTTTTGAACGTGAATGCTCTGTACAACGCCGTCACC
The nucleotide sequence above comes from Pedobacter riviphilus. Encoded proteins:
- a CDS encoding DeoR/GlpR family DNA-binding transcription regulator, yielding MVKEERLQIIINTLDKDSKVRLDALSALLNVSEDTVRRDIKELDSQGLLRAVRGGAISRSPIPQHYRDREKYNQQHKQAIANKALQFLKDGQVVFFDGGTSVVALATILPTDLKITIITNSFPVANILEDHPSAEVIFAGGRLQKTAFTTIGQETIDTFKKVRADICMLGICSLHHSMGITSIIYEDAQLNNIMISQAQKTIALSALEKINTVEPYYVCPVNDVDVIITETDPDNAILVPYKNLGIKVI
- the gap gene encoding type I glyceraldehyde-3-phosphate dehydrogenase translates to MSKIGINGFGRIGRLVFRAALKRGLDIVAINDLIEPDYMAYMLKYDTTHGKFDGTIEVVDGNLVVNGKTIRVTAERNPADLKWDAVGVEVVIESTGLFLTRADAEKHIAAGAKKVVFSAPAKDSDIPTYVMGVNHHKLTADQTIVSNASCTTNCLAPIAKVLNDNFGIVEGLMSTIHAVTATQKTVDGPSAKDWRGGRGGFSNIIPSSTGAAKAVGMVLPELKGKLTGMSFRVPVADVSVVDLTARLEKPATYEQIKAAMKAASEGELKGVLAYTEDEVVSSDFIGDDHASIFDAKAGISLNDNFVKVVSWYDNEWGYSSALAKFVEYYASL
- the pfkA gene encoding 6-phosphofructokinase encodes the protein MKPNIKNIAVLTSGGDAPGMNAAIRAVVRTGIYHGINMFGVMQGYQGLITDNIKPMDARSVSNILHLGGTILKTARCLEFKTDEGQQIAYNNLKKNDIDGLVVIGGDGTFTGAKRFSETFGVKVIGIPGTIDNDLVGSDFTLGYDTAINTVIEAIDKIRDTADAHDRLFFIEVMGRDSGCIALRSSIASGAEAVLLPERETSVNELINKLALGAATKKSSSIVIVAEGHKQGGAYDIAKKVKETFDHYDTKVTILGHLQRGGSPSSFDRILGSRLGFAAVNALIAGETEQMVGLKGNEIKLTSIREALTAHSFKLEPDLMEMTEVLSI
- a CDS encoding NUDIX hydrolase, with protein sequence MEQILPHLDSVFSIDCVLFGFDGKELKILLIERNEEPFKDWWALPGNIVGPDESLDQSASRILYELTGLRGIYMEQYYAFGDPNRHPQGRVITLAYYALIRLGGDKELRPISTYAKRANWLPITDLPKLAFDHQKIYDKGLEKIKRRIKHQPIAFELLPEKFTLTQLQHVYELVLGKKLDKRNFRKKIVSFGVLKELDEKQKGVSYRAATLYRFDKRKYAKLFGKEISF
- a CDS encoding N-acetylglucosamine kinase gives rise to the protein MIVIADGGSTKTNWCLINEAGRKIYFNTEGYNPYFSKGEYIVKSLNETLPDHLEREKLTAVYYYGAGCSTPANVKIVADAMQLIFTNATIFVGHDLLASSRALLGNEPGFAAILGTGTNSCLYDGSEITMNIDSLGYFLGDEGSGSYIGKRILSDYMKGYMPKGLREAFYDNYALTNEDIFDNIYNKPLPNRFCASFSKFLYDFKDNYEDYAFATIDYAFTAFFEALVIHYPNYKDHKLNCVGSVGYSFRDILSIVADRYEMGVGKIIRSPIDDLVHYHLELAPKA
- a CDS encoding threonine aldolase family protein, with protein sequence MNSRFLDFRSDTVTKPTAGMLDAMMNAKVGDDVFGEDETVHALETKLASTFNMEAGLFCPSGTMTNQIAIKCFTQPMDEVICDQTAHVYRYEIGGIAFHSGASVRLLYGERGILTPELIEPEINEDNIHYPNSSLVVLENTVNKGGGSCYTLSQIAPIHHLCNIKGLKLHLDGARIFNALVATGDQAGEYGKYFDGISVCLSKGLGAPVGSVLLGNKQMIHKARKIRKAFGGGMRQAGFLAAAGIYALDHHVTRLKDDHAHAQALANALASAKYVKSVMPVETNIVIFEVEKGSAEKVVHQLKEKGLHCNTTSASTIRLVTHLDLSAEMIDQAIEIILHLS